The following coding sequences lie in one Maribacter forsetii DSM 18668 genomic window:
- a CDS encoding helix-turn-helix and ligand-binding sensor domain-containing protein: MKPYYYIFLLYSLFVSAQEISPIQNYTPIEYNAGNQNWNLNQSEDQTIYVANNSGLLAFNGTTWQLYQAPFGTPVKSVKSIGSKIYTGGYMEFGFWEKDDLGVLNYSSLSSKLNEPLIDDEDFWNITQFKDWVLFQSLDRIYIYNSKTGYFVILNAKNTRAKIFEVGGKVYFQIKDKGFFTLENGKPLLVSDDFIFKNNNIVGAFPFGDNMLVITENGAFLYLKDGHLEKWEIKSEIDLSSVKVYSSLILNDGTFVLGTISKGIYHLDKDGKIVEHINQEKGLNNNTVLSLFQDDDHNLWLGLDNGLSVLNLDSPFKEYIDHVGALGVVYTAKKMNNVLYLGTNQGLFYKSDEEEDFKLVKGTEGQVWILKEINGTLFCGHHKGTYVVENDTATLISDYPGTWDIQPIKTNSELLIQGNYKGLSILEFKNGAWKYRNNIKGFDSSSRFFEFVDNHRILVNHDYKGVFYIKVDVTYTSALDVKQIESKGNGSSLLRYNNDIVYSTINGVFKFRAKENNFVLDTLLTSKFFNKNESILGVLKSTNDFERLWGFTDDNIISVSTGHLSEEPESIKISIPNFFRRSMGVLGFESVVHLENELYLIGISNGYVTLNLSNVKKRDYNINLNSVSRKSYDAPSVPVAFKDNDKYSYDQNSLSFNYNITSYDKFTEVYYQYRLDGLYNDWSNWDTGSEVSFNNLPYGSYEFEVRGKVGNELTKNTSSYRFVIERPWYISYWALLGYIILGAFLAVLIHKMYKDYYKKQQRNLVKENNKRLKRKKLKNQRKIVQIKNEQLQELVESKNRELAISTMSIIKKNEFLNTIKEKLKDSSDIPLIKSVIKTIDSNINNADDWNFFESAFNNADKDFLKKVKEKHSELSANDLKLCAYLRLNLSSKEIAPLLNISVRSVEVKRYRLRKKMNLAHEIGLTDYIINL, translated from the coding sequence ATGAAGCCGTATTATTACATTTTTCTTTTGTATTCTTTATTTGTTTCTGCTCAAGAAATATCTCCTATTCAAAATTATACTCCTATTGAATATAATGCCGGTAATCAAAATTGGAATTTAAACCAGTCAGAAGATCAAACTATATATGTTGCAAATAATAGTGGCTTGTTAGCATTTAATGGCACTACTTGGCAATTATATCAGGCTCCTTTTGGTACTCCTGTTAAATCTGTAAAATCCATTGGAAGCAAAATTTACACTGGAGGTTACATGGAATTCGGCTTTTGGGAAAAGGATGATTTAGGGGTTTTAAATTATAGTTCGTTATCCTCTAAATTAAATGAGCCATTAATTGACGATGAAGACTTTTGGAATATTACTCAGTTTAAAGATTGGGTTTTGTTTCAATCTTTAGATAGGATTTATATATATAATTCTAAAACAGGCTATTTTGTAATATTAAATGCAAAAAACACAAGAGCAAAAATTTTTGAAGTTGGGGGAAAGGTCTATTTTCAAATAAAAGATAAAGGTTTTTTTACATTAGAAAATGGCAAACCACTCTTGGTTTCCGATGATTTTATCTTTAAAAATAATAATATTGTTGGTGCATTTCCATTTGGAGATAATATGTTAGTTATTACTGAGAATGGAGCGTTTTTATACCTGAAAGATGGTCATCTTGAAAAATGGGAGATTAAATCAGAGATAGATTTGTCATCAGTGAAAGTTTACAGTTCTCTGATTTTAAATGATGGGACTTTTGTTTTGGGAACTATTTCAAAAGGTATTTATCATTTAGATAAGGACGGAAAAATAGTTGAACATATAAATCAAGAAAAAGGGCTTAATAATAATACGGTCCTTTCCTTATTTCAAGATGATGATCATAACTTATGGCTGGGTCTGGATAATGGGTTAAGTGTGTTAAATCTAGATTCTCCGTTTAAAGAGTATATAGATCATGTAGGGGCTCTAGGAGTGGTTTATACTGCAAAGAAAATGAATAATGTTTTGTATTTAGGTACAAATCAAGGACTGTTTTATAAAAGTGACGAGGAGGAAGACTTTAAACTAGTTAAAGGTACGGAAGGTCAGGTATGGATTTTAAAAGAAATTAACGGTACTTTGTTTTGTGGGCATCACAAAGGTACCTACGTTGTTGAAAATGATACCGCTACCCTTATTTCAGATTATCCAGGCACTTGGGATATTCAACCTATAAAAACAAATTCAGAGTTACTAATTCAAGGTAATTACAAAGGGTTGAGTATTCTTGAATTTAAAAACGGAGCATGGAAATACCGAAATAATATAAAGGGATTTGATAGCTCAAGTAGATTTTTTGAGTTTGTGGATAATCATCGAATATTAGTTAACCACGATTATAAAGGTGTTTTTTACATAAAGGTAGATGTAACATATACATCAGCTTTAGATGTCAAGCAAATTGAATCGAAAGGTAACGGATCAAGCTTGTTGAGATATAACAACGATATAGTATATTCAACTATAAACGGTGTTTTCAAATTTAGGGCTAAGGAGAATAACTTTGTTTTAGATACATTGTTGACCAGTAAATTTTTCAATAAAAACGAAAGTATTCTAGGGGTATTAAAATCTACCAATGATTTTGAGAGGTTATGGGGTTTTACAGATGATAATATTATTAGTGTTTCTACAGGGCATTTAAGTGAAGAACCAGAAAGTATTAAAATATCTATTCCCAATTTTTTTAGAAGAAGTATGGGAGTTCTTGGTTTTGAATCTGTAGTTCATTTAGAAAATGAATTGTATTTAATTGGAATTTCTAATGGTTACGTCACTTTAAATCTTAGTAATGTTAAAAAGCGAGATTATAATATCAATCTTAACAGTGTTTCACGTAAGTCTTATGATGCTCCAAGTGTTCCTGTCGCCTTTAAAGACAATGACAAGTATTCATATGATCAAAATAGTTTAAGCTTCAATTATAACATTACATCATATGATAAATTCACTGAGGTTTATTACCAGTATAGATTAGACGGTTTATACAATGATTGGAGTAATTGGGATACTGGGTCAGAAGTTTCTTTTAATAATTTACCTTATGGTTCCTATGAATTTGAGGTTAGAGGAAAAGTAGGTAATGAATTAACCAAAAATACATCTTCATATAGGTTTGTTATAGAAAGACCATGGTACATCTCTTACTGGGCGCTGTTGGGTTATATAATATTAGGTGCTTTCCTAGCTGTTTTAATTCATAAGATGTACAAGGATTATTACAAGAAACAGCAAAGGAACCTTGTCAAGGAGAATAATAAGAGGTTGAAACGTAAAAAGCTGAAAAATCAAAGAAAGATAGTTCAAATAAAAAATGAACAGCTGCAAGAACTTGTAGAAAGTAAAAATAGAGAACTAGCTATTTCTACAATGAGTATTATAAAAAAGAATGAGTTTTTGAATACTATCAAAGAAAAGTTGAAAGATAGTAGTGATATTCCACTGATAAAATCAGTAATTAAAACAATAGATAGTAATATTAACAATGCAGATGACTGGAATTTTTTTGAAAGTGCATTTAATAATGCAGATAAAGATTTTCTGAAAAAGGTGAAAGAAAAGCATTCTGAGTTATCTGCTAATGATTTAAAATTATGTGCATATTTGAGATTAAACCTGTCTTCTAAAGAAATTGCACCTCTTTTAAATATATCGGTCAGAAGTGTTGAAGTGAAACGATACCGCCTGCGTAAAAAAATGAATCTTGCGCACGAAATTGGATTAACAGACTATATCATTAATTTGTAA
- a CDS encoding family 16 glycosylhydrolase, whose protein sequence is MKKLKYIMVSVFAVMMSCDGDDIDIPESVTPSNLTVSAQNMGEGVFDFTASATNANYYHYDFGDGTSALETSGATSKTYEEIGDNTYTVTITAGSTEGKKISETLEVSVSLAFTDTETVTFLTNDSSKTWFLAASQQGHLGLGPAREGIDGDWWYPKWYSAAAFEKCGTEDSDCLCDDELTFSVNATGGLVYSLDNKGQTYFNVGHKAIVGGGEDIDFCYDFDTSGEKAVQLSEVEGNVPEGETTGIQMTFSDGGFMGYYVGSSVYEILSISEDFLYVRTYDTENADLAWYHKFTSDVAVDGGDESLETIYTNLVWSDEFDVDGAPNAANWGYDLGAGGWGNGEAQTYTDAAENVKVEDGVLKITAIAGEGEAAVHYFDEMTLVDGSGATQTLEDFEGAAPVFTGFGGVGTAVIANPDPTGENTSANVAESTKALGAETWAGSFFDLSGPVDLVTYPSISLKTWSPAAGANIILKLENQANADENVEVSVNSTVANAWETLTFDFTGVPVGTYDRVVLFFDFGVSPSGGITSGRIKSENLYEFTYGRVEIRAKLPSAGGTWPALWALGANFDEVGWPTAGEIDIMEHVGNNNNTISSALHYPGNSAGNAVVGSTPVENATSEFHNYTVEWTPDSIKFVVDDQLVHNSFVNNATTPFNADFFLIMNVAMGGTLGGTIDAAFTEDTMEVDYVRVYQ, encoded by the coding sequence ATGAAAAAATTAAAGTACATCATGGTGTCGGTATTTGCAGTAATGATGAGCTGCGATGGTGATGACATTGATATTCCAGAATCGGTTACGCCTTCTAATCTTACGGTTAGTGCTCAGAACATGGGCGAAGGTGTATTCGACTTTACAGCATCAGCAACAAATGCTAATTATTATCATTATGATTTTGGTGATGGCACAAGTGCTCTGGAAACTTCTGGGGCAACTTCAAAAACCTATGAAGAAATAGGTGATAATACATATACTGTAACTATTACTGCGGGTTCAACTGAAGGTAAAAAGATATCTGAGACTTTAGAGGTTTCTGTTTCATTAGCTTTTACCGATACTGAAACGGTAACTTTTTTAACTAACGATAGCTCAAAAACTTGGTTTTTAGCGGCATCTCAACAGGGTCACTTAGGACTTGGACCTGCTAGAGAAGGTATTGATGGCGATTGGTGGTATCCTAAATGGTATTCCGCTGCTGCATTTGAAAAATGTGGAACGGAAGATTCTGATTGTCTTTGTGATGATGAACTTACATTTTCAGTAAATGCGACTGGCGGTTTAGTTTACAGTTTGGATAATAAAGGTCAAACATATTTTAATGTAGGTCATAAAGCTATTGTTGGCGGAGGTGAGGATATTGATTTTTGTTATGATTTTGATACTTCAGGTGAAAAAGCAGTTCAGCTTTCTGAAGTAGAAGGAAATGTTCCCGAGGGTGAGACAACTGGAATACAAATGACATTTTCTGATGGAGGTTTCATGGGGTACTATGTAGGTTCTTCTGTATATGAAATACTATCTATAAGCGAGGATTTCTTATATGTAAGAACATATGATACGGAGAATGCTGATTTAGCGTGGTATCATAAATTTACTTCTGATGTTGCTGTTGATGGTGGAGACGAAAGTCTTGAAACCATTTATACCAATTTAGTTTGGTCAGATGAATTTGATGTTGATGGTGCACCAAATGCTGCCAATTGGGGTTATGACCTTGGCGCAGGTGGCTGGGGTAATGGTGAGGCTCAAACATATACAGATGCAGCTGAAAACGTTAAAGTTGAAGACGGTGTTTTAAAAATTACCGCTATAGCTGGTGAGGGAGAAGCAGCTGTTCACTATTTTGATGAAATGACATTAGTCGATGGAAGTGGTGCTACGCAAACTTTAGAAGATTTTGAAGGTGCGGCCCCTGTTTTTACTGGTTTTGGTGGTGTTGGTACTGCAGTTATTGCAAATCCGGATCCTACGGGAGAGAATACTAGTGCTAATGTTGCAGAATCTACTAAAGCTTTAGGTGCAGAGACATGGGCGGGTTCTTTCTTTGATTTGTCTGGACCGGTTGATCTTGTTACATATCCTAGTATTAGTTTAAAAACATGGTCGCCTGCAGCTGGAGCCAATATAATTTTGAAACTTGAGAATCAAGCTAATGCTGATGAGAATGTTGAGGTAAGTGTAAATTCAACTGTTGCAAATGCCTGGGAAACACTAACATTTGATTTCACCGGTGTTCCTGTTGGTACTTATGACCGAGTTGTGTTGTTTTTTGATTTTGGTGTTTCTCCTTCTGGCGGAATCACTTCGGGTCGTATTAAATCTGAAAACTTATACGAGTTTACTTATGGTAGAGTTGAGATAAGAGCTAAACTTCCATCAGCTGGTGGTACTTGGCCTGCATTATGGGCTTTGGGTGCTAATTTTGATGAAGTTGGTTGGCCTACGGCTGGAGAGATAGATATTATGGAACATGTTGGTAATAATAACAATACTATTAGTAGTGCATTACATTATCCTGGTAATTCTGCAGGTAATGCCGTAGTAGGATCTACGCCAGTGGAAAATGCAACTTCTGAGTTTCATAATTATACTGTAGAGTGGACACCTGATAGTATTAAGTTTGTTGTAGATGATCAGTTAGTACATAACAGTTTTGTGAACAATGCTACAACACCATTCAATGCTGATTTCTTTTTAATAATGAATGTCGCTATGGGCGGTACACTAGGTGGTACTATCGATGCGGCTTTTACAGAAGATACTATGGAAGTAGATTATGTAAGAGTTTATCAATAA
- a CDS encoding 3-deoxy-D-manno-octulosonic acid transferase produces MNFLYNLLVISVSAILKVLALVNSKLSLFVKGRNETISLIKQSISKEDSVIWIHAASLGEYEQGLPVIEQLKIHHPTHKIVLTFFSPSGYEVKKNSKIADVICYLPMDTKRKVKSFLTAAHPDIAIFIKYEIWPNYLYALKKANTPTYLISALFKEKQIYFKWYGGFMRNALNNFSHFFVQNEKSKSLLNSVDYTNVTIAGDTRFDRVSEIVERDNKLDFMTRFKNDKYCFVAGSTWAEDEKIIIDYINKNVQPIKFVIAPHAIKDNHIEEIIAAIDKKVIRYTEMENSTLAEYDVLVIDTIGILTKVYSYADIAYVGGGFATGLHNTLEPAVFGIPVIIGPQYDGFAEAEELVQLGGVISIKNKNEFQEHADKCFEDIDYRLKIGLINTGYIKEKAGATERIVSKLNAVLISNN; encoded by the coding sequence TTGAACTTTCTCTATAATCTTCTTGTCATAAGCGTATCTGCCATTTTAAAGGTATTGGCATTGGTGAATTCAAAACTATCGCTATTTGTAAAGGGCAGAAATGAAACTATTTCGCTTATTAAGCAATCTATTTCAAAAGAAGACAGCGTTATTTGGATACATGCAGCATCTTTAGGCGAGTATGAACAAGGTTTGCCTGTTATTGAACAATTAAAAATTCATCATCCTACACATAAAATAGTACTTACTTTTTTTTCTCCTTCAGGATACGAAGTAAAAAAGAATAGCAAAATAGCTGATGTTATTTGCTACTTACCAATGGATACAAAGCGGAAAGTAAAGTCCTTTTTGACAGCCGCACACCCAGATATTGCCATCTTTATAAAGTATGAAATATGGCCTAATTACTTATATGCCTTAAAAAAGGCCAATACACCCACCTATTTAATTTCAGCATTATTTAAAGAAAAGCAAATTTACTTTAAGTGGTATGGTGGTTTTATGCGCAACGCATTAAATAACTTCTCGCACTTTTTTGTGCAAAACGAAAAATCAAAATCATTATTAAATTCCGTTGACTATACTAATGTAACCATTGCCGGAGATACTCGTTTTGATAGAGTAAGTGAAATAGTAGAGCGTGACAACAAATTAGATTTCATGACCCGCTTTAAAAATGATAAGTACTGCTTTGTTGCAGGAAGCACATGGGCAGAGGACGAAAAAATTATCATAGACTATATCAATAAAAACGTTCAGCCAATAAAATTTGTGATAGCTCCGCACGCCATCAAGGATAATCATATTGAAGAGATAATAGCAGCTATTGATAAAAAAGTAATACGCTATACAGAAATGGAGAATTCAACTTTAGCTGAATATGATGTACTTGTCATTGACACCATAGGTATTTTGACCAAAGTATATAGCTATGCCGACATCGCATATGTAGGTGGCGGTTTTGCTACAGGGTTACACAATACATTAGAACCAGCCGTCTTCGGTATCCCGGTTATTATAGGTCCGCAGTATGATGGATTTGCCGAGGCAGAAGAATTGGTACAACTAGGCGGTGTCATTTCTATAAAGAATAAAAATGAATTCCAAGAGCATGCAGATAAGTGCTTTGAAGATATTGACTACAGGTTAAAAATCGGTCTTATAAACACAGGCTACATCAAAGAAAAAGCTGGTGCCACCGAACGTATTGTTTCTAAATTAAATGCAGTTTTAATATCAAATAATTGA
- a CDS encoding DegT/DnrJ/EryC1/StrS family aminotransferase, with protein sequence MKKIQMVDLGGQYQEIKDQVNTSITQILETSAFINGPEVHAFQKELEDYLQVKHVIPCANGTDALQIAMMGLGLKPGDEVITADFTFAATVEVIALLQLTPVLVDVYPDTFNIDIEAIEKAITPKTKAIVPVHLFGQCANMDAILELAKKHDLFVIEDNAQAIGAKYLSKDGTKHMAGSMGNVGATSFFPSKNLGCYGDGGAIFTNDDELAHTLRGIVNHGMYERYHHDVVGVNSRLDSIQAAVLRAKLPKLDGYCNARRNAARAYSKAFEGQENIITPVTVNNCEGICDVCDCHVFHQYTLRITNGKRDELAQFLAENKVPFGVYYPIPLHKQKAYLDDRYKEEDFPVTNQLVTEVLSLPMHTELDEEQINYITELIIGFVNG encoded by the coding sequence ATGAAAAAGATACAAATGGTAGACCTAGGTGGTCAATACCAAGAAATTAAAGATCAAGTAAATACTTCTATAACTCAAATTTTAGAAACGTCGGCATTTATAAACGGGCCAGAGGTTCATGCTTTTCAGAAGGAGCTAGAAGACTATCTTCAGGTTAAACATGTAATACCATGTGCCAATGGTACCGATGCTTTGCAAATAGCTATGATGGGTTTAGGTTTGAAGCCTGGTGATGAGGTTATTACAGCAGATTTTACTTTTGCCGCTACAGTAGAGGTTATTGCATTGTTACAACTTACTCCGGTTTTGGTTGATGTCTATCCAGATACGTTCAACATTGATATAGAAGCTATAGAAAAAGCAATAACACCAAAAACTAAGGCTATAGTTCCTGTTCATTTATTCGGTCAATGTGCCAATATGGATGCTATTCTTGAGTTGGCAAAAAAACATGATTTGTTCGTTATTGAAGATAATGCTCAGGCAATTGGAGCTAAATATCTTTCAAAAGATGGTACAAAGCATATGGCTGGTAGTATGGGTAATGTAGGTGCAACATCTTTCTTTCCTTCTAAAAATTTAGGGTGTTATGGAGATGGTGGAGCAATTTTCACCAATGATGATGAACTAGCTCATACTTTAAGAGGTATTGTTAATCATGGTATGTACGAGCGTTACCACCATGATGTAGTTGGCGTAAATTCAAGATTAGATTCTATACAAGCTGCAGTGTTGAGAGCAAAATTACCCAAGCTAGATGGTTATTGTAATGCAAGAAGAAATGCCGCTCGTGCGTATTCAAAAGCCTTTGAGGGTCAGGAAAATATCATTACTCCGGTAACGGTGAATAATTGTGAGGGTATTTGCGATGTGTGCGATTGTCATGTTTTTCATCAATATACGTTGAGAATTACAAATGGTAAAAGAGATGAGCTAGCACAATTTCTTGCTGAGAATAAAGTTCCTTTTGGTGTCTACTACCCAATTCCGCTACATAAGCAGAAAGCTTATCTGGATGATCGATATAAGGAAGAAGATTTTCCTGTAACCAATCAATTGGTAACAGAAGTACTGTCTTTACCGATGCATACAGAATTAGATGAAGAACAGATTAACTACATAACTGAGTTAATTATCGGATTTGTAAACGGGTAG